One genomic region from Phragmites australis chromosome 1, lpPhrAust1.1, whole genome shotgun sequence encodes:
- the LOC133888281 gene encoding protein EGG APPARATUS-1-like → MVNNASVVAAGLSLVGGAIGAYFFWPAAAGVAGVAAAMKAPGAAGFLISRAAFLANPQLYFQILRTAGAAAAAAAFAL, encoded by the coding sequence ATGGTCAACAACGCAAGCGTGGTGGCCGCAGGGCTCAGCCTCGTCGGGGGCGCCATTGGGGCCTACTTCTTCTGGCCCGCGGCGGCTGGTGTGGCCGGGGTGGCCGCCGCCATGAAGGCGCCCGGCGCCGCCGGATTCCTCATCTCCCGTGCGGCGTTCCTGGCAAACCCGCAGCTGTATTTCCAGATCCTTCGCACggccggcgccgcggcggctGCCGCAGCTTTCGCCCTGTAG